ATGCCAGCCACAAGAAGGGCTGTGAACGATAGTTTTTTTAAAAAATCGATCCGTAACATAGTTAGAAATTATATCTAAAAACTAAGCACCGCTGCAAGTGTTATTACATCCATCACCATTAGTGGCATTATTATCGTCACAAACTTCAAGCCCCTCAATGACACCATTTCCACAAAGAGAGTCCTTGACTTGGATTGATATTGTGGTTGAACCGGTACCATATCGATTGGTTGCTGTGATTGTATATAATGTCGTGGCCTTATTTGCAGTGGCTGTACCAGAAATTGTACAACTATCTGATAAGGAGATACCAGTTGGCATTGTAACATTAGTTTGGCAAGATTCTATTGTTCCTACTGCTGTAGGAACTTTGGCAGAAATAGGAGCATTTCTAAAAAATACAAAAGGTGACCCAGTATAACTTAAATTTGTGGGAGGATTTGTATTAGCAGAATTTGAATTTGTTGCTACAAGAATTGCCACCAAAGAAGTAAGATCCTTTTTATCTTCCTTCTCAGAAATCAAGTCACAACCAAAGAAAAACAAAAAAAGTAAACTTACAATATATAAAAATAATTTATTCACTAATAAACCTCTGTGAAACTATTTGATCCATTACAATAATTGTCAACTGATTCTTGTTAAATCAACCGATGGGAAAATATCCAAACTAATAATTTAGGGGAATCTACAACTTTCCTCACTTGCAATCCTAGACAGATGAAGTATAATATACCTATGAATGTAGCTGATTCCGAAATCAAATCCCTCCTTGAGTCTTATAAAAAAATTACCGTATACGGACTCAGTCAAGATCTTTCGAAACCCAGCCATTATGTGCCTGCTTATATCCGAGACAAAGGTTGGGAAGTGGTCGGAACCTATCCCAAAGAACATAGTGTAGGCGGATTTAAAATTTATAAAAGTTTAGAGGAAGTTCCAAAAGAAGATAGGAAATTCATCGATGTCTTTCGAAGTTCTGATAAAGTTCCAGAAGTAATCGATGAAATTTTAAGTTTAGGGGGAACTGAGGTGATTTGGCTTCAATTGGGAATTTGTCATCCGGAAGCGGAAAAAAAAGCCGAAGATGCAGGCATTCGAGTGGTATCCAACCGGTGCCTCATCATCGAACATAGAAATTATTTTTAAAACTTAACTTTTCTTTTTCGATTGATAGTCTGCTAAGGACCCACAACTCCAAATGGCCCAATACACAAGTAAAGGTTGGAAAAACAAACGAATGAGCCTAGCTCTATCCGTATCCAATCCAAACGCGCTGATTCCATTTACATACTGAGAAATATTTCCTGGAAATATCAGAATAAAAAACAAAGCAACAATCCAACCAACTTGGGCTTGTTTGTTTTTCAGAAAAATCAAAGACAATCCTAAAGTGATTTCTACCACTCCTGATAAAAGAACCACTAAATCAGCATTCAGCGGTAACCAAGTGGGCACTTGTGCTAAAAACTCCGTTCTATGCCATGTTAGGTGGCCTGCTCCTGCGAAAACCAAAAAGGCACCCAGTAAGATTCGTAATCCCGTTTGATAAATACTTCTTTCGACTGTGTTGGAATGATTCATAAGATTTTAGACTTAAAACTTATGATTTTGGATTCCGACCTCCCTTTCCTTCTAGGACTTCGGCAATTCCCCAAATAATGATTTTGAGTCTTTATCTCATTTTCAAATAGACAACCAAAGAACAGCCCGAAAGATTGGCCGTATGGCCCTTATTTTTGAGAATCACTCTCATATAAATGACCGCTCTATCAGACAAAAACGCTTCTTTTTTTCGCTGATTGTTCGTAATTCTTGCTATTCCATCCTTTTCTTCTTTTTTCTCTCGCTACTCACAACCAAAGCTCACGCACAAAACTTAGAGAAAAAAACCGACCTCACACAAGAAGGAACTGGAACCGGTTCCAATCCCGGAGCCAAACCTGTGGAACAAGGGATTCGTGTGACTGGCAAAAAGGATCCGAGGGACAGAGAAATCCTTCGGACTCCCAATAGCATCAGTCGTTTGAACGAACAAGAAATCCAAGATGCCGGAATCAACCGGACAAACGATATCGATAAACAAGTTCCCAACTTTTCCATCATTGATTCGGGATCGCGTAACTTTACTTATTTCAACATTCGTGGGATGCGAAGTATTGCTTTCAGTGAACCAGCAGTTGGTTTGATTTTAGATGGAGTTCCACTGAATGATAATGTGGCACTTAACACTGAGTTATATGGACTAGAAAACATAGAAGTATACCGAGGAAGCCAAGCAACTTTATTTGGAAAGAACTTCCAAGGGGGTGTGGTTGAGATTCGAACAAAAAAACCAACAAATGTAGCAGAAGGAAAAATTACTTACGATGTTGGAAATTATAAAAAACAAGAAATCTCAACTTATTACAATGCACCCATCATCAAAGATACTTTGTATTTTGGAATCGCTGGTAAATCAACGGAACGTGAAGGATATCTTTCTAATGTAACAGGGTTTTATTACCCAAACAATCGACCTTACGAAATCCCCGTTGAGATCTATAAAACTCATCCCGATGGAAGGAAAGGAAAAGCAGGACGATTTAGATTATTCTTCACACCGAATGAAATATTTGAAGCCGATTTACAAGTGAGTGCAGAGAGTTTTGATGATGGCTCTCTCAACTTAGTCAATTATTTAGGAGCAAAATCAGAAAGAGAAAAGGCTCTATTACAAGGATGTGTGGCAATGCCTGCCAACTGTTCTAAGTTATATGGAACATACATTAACAGAGTGAATGGAGATAGAAAAGTATACTGGGACTACGAAGGAAAAAGTAATGTAACAGGGAATACTTACTCTTTAGCTACAACTACCAAACTACCTCATGCCAACTTAAAAACTGCTTCTGCCATTCGAAAGATGGACATTGACCCAATCACTGCCGATTCTGATTTTACGACAGTAGACCAAAACAGGTCAATTTATGTAGAAAAAGCCACAACTTTCCTAAACGATGTTTACGTTGAATCAAAGGACAAAAATGATCCCCTGCAATTTAAAGCAGGAATTTATGCTTCCAGTAAAGTCACAAATATAGACCAAGCGAGAGAACACAGATCCCCGATTTATGTGATTAATGATTTCCCTGGACTTACTGCCCCCACCAGGGAGAAAAACTTATCAAGACTACAAGATCGAAACGTAAGTTTTTATACTCACAATAGTTATACATTTGCAGAAAAATTTACTGTAACCTTGGGTGCTCGATTAGAAAGACAAGAAAGCCGTCTTTCACATACCGAACAAGCAGTGGGAATTTCTCGTTCAGGAAATCCACTCGGCGAGACACTAGTATTATCCGACCCATACACAATTAACAATCGTTACAACTATAATGTATCCCGAATGATTTTTGATTATAAACCTATCGAAAACTTAATGTTTTTTATAGGATTCAGTCGCGGATACAAAAACGCAGGTTATAGTACGGTCGTAAATATTCCAGACAAGGCCGCATTCAAACCAGAAATTAATGATACAATCGAGGCCGGCGTTAAGTCCGAATTTTTTAAAGGAAAATTTGGATTAAAATATACTCAGTTTTATACAGAAACACAAAACTTTCACGTGGTGCGAGCCATCAACCTTTCACAGTATATCAACCTCAATGCAGAGATGGTTACAATTAGAGGTTATGAATTAGAAACATTTATCAAACCACAGAAAGATACCAAACTTGGACTTTCCGCTGGCTATACAGAAGGAATCTTTAACAAGTTTTACGACTCTGTTCTCAACCGTGACTTCAATGGTAAATGGGTGCATTTCATTCCGAAATACGACATTGTCAGTTACCTGCAATTTAGAAATGAATATGGTATTTTTTTCCGAGGTGAATTCCAAGCCGTCGGGCAAATGTATTTTGCAGCAGATAACACAGTTTATAGTGATCCGTATTATGTGATCAACGCAAGGGTTGGATACGAAACAGATACTATCTCCGCATATCTCTATATGAATAATATCAATGACAGGTATTATTTCACATCATACATCGATGGAACTTTTCAAGCGGTGCCAGGTGCACCAAAAACATACGGATTTATGTTGACTTATAAAATTTAAATTTCTGGAGAACACTATGAAAACTAAAATAAAAACCCTTCTTACCTTGATCACAT
This sequence is a window from Leptospira kanakyensis. Protein-coding genes within it:
- a CDS encoding DUF4215 domain-containing protein; this translates as MNKLFLYIVSLLFLFFFGCDLISEKEDKKDLTSLVAILVATNSNSANTNPPTNLSYTGSPFVFFRNAPISAKVPTAVGTIESCQTNVTMPTGISLSDSCTISGTATANKATTLYTITATNRYGTGSTTISIQVKDSLCGNGVIEGLEVCDDNNATNGDGCNNTCSGA
- a CDS encoding CoA-binding protein, with product MNVADSEIKSLLESYKKITVYGLSQDLSKPSHYVPAYIRDKGWEVVGTYPKEHSVGGFKIYKSLEEVPKEDRKFIDVFRSSDKVPEVIDEILSLGGTEVIWLQLGICHPEAEKKAEDAGIRVVSNRCLIIEHRNYF
- a CDS encoding DoxX family protein encodes the protein MNHSNTVERSIYQTGLRILLGAFLVFAGAGHLTWHRTEFLAQVPTWLPLNADLVVLLSGVVEITLGLSLIFLKNKQAQVGWIVALFFILIFPGNISQYVNGISAFGLDTDRARLIRLFFQPLLVYWAIWSCGSLADYQSKKKS
- a CDS encoding TonB-dependent receptor; the encoded protein is MALIFENHSHINDRSIRQKRFFFSLIVRNSCYSILFFFFLSLLTTKAHAQNLEKKTDLTQEGTGTGSNPGAKPVEQGIRVTGKKDPRDREILRTPNSISRLNEQEIQDAGINRTNDIDKQVPNFSIIDSGSRNFTYFNIRGMRSIAFSEPAVGLILDGVPLNDNVALNTELYGLENIEVYRGSQATLFGKNFQGGVVEIRTKKPTNVAEGKITYDVGNYKKQEISTYYNAPIIKDTLYFGIAGKSTEREGYLSNVTGFYYPNNRPYEIPVEIYKTHPDGRKGKAGRFRLFFTPNEIFEADLQVSAESFDDGSLNLVNYLGAKSEREKALLQGCVAMPANCSKLYGTYINRVNGDRKVYWDYEGKSNVTGNTYSLATTTKLPHANLKTASAIRKMDIDPITADSDFTTVDQNRSIYVEKATTFLNDVYVESKDKNDPLQFKAGIYASSKVTNIDQAREHRSPIYVINDFPGLTAPTREKNLSRLQDRNVSFYTHNSYTFAEKFTVTLGARLERQESRLSHTEQAVGISRSGNPLGETLVLSDPYTINNRYNYNVSRMIFDYKPIENLMFFIGFSRGYKNAGYSTVVNIPDKAAFKPEINDTIEAGVKSEFFKGKFGLKYTQFYTETQNFHVVRAINLSQYINLNAEMVTIRGYELETFIKPQKDTKLGLSAGYTEGIFNKFYDSVLNRDFNGKWVHFIPKYDIVSYLQFRNEYGIFFRGEFQAVGQMYFAADNTVYSDPYYVINARVGYETDTISAYLYMNNINDRYYFTSYIDGTFQAVPGAPKTYGFMLTYKI